The Sabethes cyaneus chromosome 3, idSabCyanKW18_F2, whole genome shotgun sequence DNA window TTTGTTATTTCCAGTATTCGAGAACTCGAAAAACATTCGAAAAAATTGCCCACTGCGCCATTGCTGGAGAACCTATTTACgcagagaattttttttcttatcctCTATAACATTTAAAGGTTTTGAAAAGCCCAGGGAATTTGGACAGTATACGGCAGTTGGGCCCAGGCCTACCAACTTTATCCAAGCGAACAAACGCACCTATTGGCGCCAGTCCGCGAACGAATTATCGAGAGAAACATCGATGAGTACTCTTTGGATCACAGCCCggaaaattttaatgtgttcaaCGAAAGTTCAAGCCAGTGGACATACGACTTTGCCAGGAAAGTATACCCAGACTCTGGTTTTGCGCAAACCATAATTGGCGAAGTGTTTCTGGATCACGGCCAACGCCACAGATAGgaatatattatttttgattgttgATTTTTCTGTTACCCTCTTTTCTTAAAGCAATAATGGcataatttttaatgtttttttagGATTCTACTTTTCATACATCTAGAATGTTTCGATGAAATTGCATAACTTACCTCAAGTATATTAGTGTATCGTTCAAATCGGCCATTATGGGCAGCTTTATAATGCATCCTTAAATCGCTAGCTTCATGGAACTGCAACTAAAACCGAATGCATCAATATGTGATATTAATATTAAGATCAAATTATGTTTATGCTCACTCCACAGCAGAATAATTCTTTATCAGTTTTTGCCCGCTCATCATCGTACGGCAGGGCATCGAATTTCAGCAGCAGCTGCTTTATTTGGGCACGAATATCTCGTAAATAACTGTGGAAAACTCCACGGTAGATGTCCTTGTGTAAAATTATCTGGTCATATTCTTCCAAGAATTTTTTAACGTCGTTGCTTATTTTGTCTAGCTAGTGTTTCGATGAAAAGTGTCAATATTTGCGGTGATTTGTGGCTTTCAAAAATAACTTACATTCCGATACTTGTGACTGTAGTTGTACACTGGTGTGTGGACGTAAGCTGTAACTCGGACCATTCTCTATTACCTAAGATAAACTGTTCGCGATGCTTTCCCGATCGGAAGTGAACGTGGCAGTTTTGAACAGTCGTAACAGGAGTCCCGTTCCTACATTACAGGTTAAAAATAAAACAGGTTCGGAGTACACCTGATtatatacagtcaactttcATTTATTGCACTAAACTCTTAGCCCACTCGGTGAAAGATTTTCTTTAACTGGGCTGAGCTTTCAAAGCTGAGAGTCGATTTGAGGatttttttgttgaaatcgTCGGGGAAACATTTAGGGGGAACAAAATTTATGTactaagaaatagaacaaaacaatTATATTTTTGTTCGATGATCGAAAGGATATAGTCACATTAACCTTAGGTCATTCGTAGGGTTGCCAAATGGTCTGGTTTTGGCCGGGCCAGTCGGTTGTTGACCTGCAAAGCTGCTGGTCGATCAATCTGGTAAACAggcctgttttctgacataagACAATGAAACAATTATTGAGACAATTGACTATATttggatactagctgacccgacaaacttcgtattgccacaaattaacctgtgttgtacataaatcatgaatctcgggtgatctttgtcacaatctcgagttttgcaagccccccagtgggcggcacttccgacggcgggtcaccggcaacactcgcgaccgtctcgtcctgaatgatctagtgttattatagatagtttttgtggtcttgtattgactaatgttttatggaagagtctcgaatttctcgagttcgattagtttttgagtttcgcaaaaatttctgttttatttgtatgagagtccatatccccctaccacgggggtgagaggtctctaactatcataaaataaattcaagactccaaaatctcccacatgccaaatttggttccatttgcttgattagttctcaagttataaggaaatttgaatttcatttgtatgggagctcccctcttaaaacgggaaggggtcgtaattcaccatagaaaaaatttctgccatctaaaactcccacatgccaaatttggttccatttgattgattagttctcgagataagaggaaatttgcatttcatttgtatggaagcccaccctcttaaaggggagatgggccataactcgctttctaaagaagagaggggtctcaattcaccatagaaaaaaatcttgcgtccaaaaccacttacatgtcaaatttggttccatttgcttgattagttctcgagttatgaggaaatttgtttttcatttgtataggagcccccccccccccctcttaaaatggggaaatccatagaaaatataccatagaaaatattcttgcctacaaaaacacccacatgataaatttggttccatttgcttgattagttctagagttatgaggaaatttgtatttcgtttgtatgagagccccccccctcttaaaaaggtaaggggtcctaattcatcagagaaaaaatggttgcctccaaaaacacccacatgccaaatatggttcatttgcttgattagttctcgaattatgaggaaatttgtattttatttgtgtagaagcaccccctcttaaagttgggaggggtcctaattcaccatagaaaatattcctgccctcggaaactttcacatgccaaatttggtttcatttgcttggttagctctcgagttatgagaaaatttgtatttcatttgtataggagccccccccctcctaaagtcctcctcgagttcgattagtttttgagtttcgcaaaaatttctgttttatttgtatgagagtccatatccccctaccacgggggtgagaggtctctaactatcataaaataaattcaagactccaaaatctcccacatgccaaatttggttccatttgcttgattagttctcaagttataaggaaatttgaatttcatttgtatgggagctcccctcttaaaacgggaaggggtcgtaattcaccatagaaaaaatttctgccatctaaaactcccacatgccaaatttggttccatttgattgattagttctcgagataagaggaaatttgcatttcatttgtatggaagcccaccctcttaaaggggagatgggccataactcgctttctaaagaagagaggggtctcaattcaccatagaaaaaaatcttgcgtccaaaaccacttacatgtcaaatttggttccatttgcttgattagttctcgagttatgaggaaatttgtttttcatttgtataggagcccccccccccctcttaaaatggggaaatccatagaaaatataccatagaaaatattcttgcctacaaaaacacccacatgataaatttggttccatttgcttgattagttctagagttatgaggaaatttgtatttcgtttgtatgagagccccccccctcttaaaaaggtaaggggtcctaattcatcagagaaaaaatggttgcctccaaaaacacccacatgccaaatatggttcatttgcttgattagttctcgaattatgaggaaagttgtattttatttgtgtagaagcaccccctcttaaagttgggaggggtcctaattcaccatagaaaatattcctgccctcggaaactttcacatgccaaatttggtttcatttgcttggttagctctcgagttatgagaaaatttgtatttcatttgtataggagccccccccctcctaaagtgaggaggggtcccaattcatcatagaaaacatttttgtccccaaaaacacccacgtgtcaaatttggttccatttgcttaattacttctcgagttatgaggaaaattgtgttttttttggcaaaggtgccccccctcttaaagtggggaggggtcctaatttactatagaaaatattcttgccctcgaaaaccttcacatgccaaatttggttccatttgcttgattagttctcgagttatgaggaaatttgtatggaagcccccccttttaaagaggagaggagttataattccccttataaagaggggaggggtctcaatttacgatagcataaattcttgtcaccgaaaacacccacatgccaaattttgttctatttgcttgattagttgtcgagttatgcagaaatttgtgtttcatttgtatgggagccccccctcttagtggggggaggggtttctaaccatcgctaaaacctttcctggccccaaaaaacctctacatgcatattttcatgccgattggttcagtagttttcgattctataaggaacatacggacagacagacagacagacagacagacagacagaaatctttctttataggtatagatttttaagAACGAAGTACTCAAGCATTCCGCGGGTTTCATCTGGCGGCAATTTCTGTAAACAGAAAATAACTAGACCAAATTACACCAATTATACACATTCATACATGTACCAAATACGCTGAGGCATTCTTGGTGCCTCGAGTCCTTCATAGTTCTGATTGGCTGACTTTGCCACGAGGTGGTTATTCGTTCGTTTTACCAGCTGAGAACTGGAAaggctcttgctgtatcaagaattcctctccactgtactagGTCCTGTACTACTCcctgccaattcgttgcgcggcATACTTGCGACatggccagcccaccgtagtctcccaacgttcggcagatgtacgatgggagtctctccaagtagtgcctgcacctcatggttcatacgtctacgcctttctccgctatccgttggtattccgccaaaaatagtccgcaacacctttcgttctaATACGGCAAGTAcatgtatgtcctccgtaagtagAGTTTCTGTCCCAAGTCcaactaccggtctgatcagcgatttcgtcagctttgtgcgacggcgaatgctccttcatcgaagcatcttgctgagagaaaagtaggctctatttttagcttgaatgcgtcgttgaatctccttactcgtattattgtcggcgatgaccagagatcccaaatgtacgaattcatcaactacttccagttcatcgccatcaatagtcactgtccgtgggaagcaaacgttactttctctggaacctcttcctaccatatatttagttttcgatgcattgatttgtaaccttatCCTCCCAGCCTCAGTTTTTAggctggcgtagattgcttccgccgtcacgaggtttctagtaatgatgccgaggtcgtctgcgaaggctaggagttggctagtcttgctgaagatcgaACCTCTCGTCGGTCCTTTCTGGCGGCTcgattattcttcagctgatcgaTTTCTCGCTGGATTTCTTCGCGATCGGGAGCCAAcatgctgttatcgtttgtaccAACTCCTAGGTTAGCATCCGTTGCGTCTTTAAGAtgttcatcaaagaactgcttccaccaatcgaccacctcgcgctcgtttgtgattagaatAACTTctttcctcgtccctacacaggtttaggtgtgtagcccttacgagtttggttcatcttctcgtaaaacttgcgcgtgccaTTAGCCCGGAATCATTTCACGCGCTGGAGCTtcctcacctagcaccgcggttgcggccttatttatggccgagcgtatcatatttcatccgttttcgagggtcggaGCATGtaactccacagaggaaggcaaagCTTTATCCAGGaagcgcgcgtagttttcggcaactcgcTGGTTGTGCATTTTCCAACTGTTTAACCGAAGAGAACGGCTCTGTCGCGAGATATACGCCGTCGATAGTTTCAAGTGCACATTTACtggtactaggtaatggtctgagtcgatatccgcaccccgtagggagcgtacgttggtgatgttcgagaaaaatcggccctcgaggagaatatggtcgatttggttcgaggtacgttggtcaggtgatctccaggttgctttgtggatatctttgaggAGAAAGaatgtgcttctgatcaccaagtctcgagaagctgcaaagttgatgcatcgatggccgttatcgttcgtgtcggtgtgcaggctatggggctcgATCACCGATCTAcgcattgcttccctgccgaccaaGGGCGTTGACATCCCCAATGACGATCCGTGGCTgtcagctgtcgtacgttgcctccaattgcgcatagaacgcttcgtTCCAGTCGTCGGGTCTATGAGGTGGttattgctaaattttattgtaAGTTTTCCCTAAAATGAATATTTTCTTAAATAAGACGTAGGCTCCAATACAGCTCATTCCAATCTCAGTTGATTTCCCGTCTTTGACAGATATGTTGAGTTTTCTTTCATAAATCTTCAACGCATTTTCAGGGACTTGTTTGGTTTATGTTTCTCTTCTTTCTCGACCTTATTTGGATATTTTGAGTCTGTAGTAGAGCCCCGAATAATTTAGAGTATGCTCTTTCGGGTACAACGTCCGACTTTGATATGGTTTTTAATAACGTTTAAGATATTTAGGTTTAGTTTATTAAACGAACCAGTTGTACtaatatttactattttaacaatATATTTCGCCATAATTTTAGTTACTACTATTATGATTCGTCCACTAGACTGTAAACTCGACGTACTTTTGCCAACAGTTTCCTCAGATTGACATCTATGACAGCCGTGTATTCGGTACCCGATCGCAGGTACTCTTCCAGTAATACTCGCATAATGTCTAGCTTAGTTCGAGCCGATTGTAACTGTATCAATAAATGATTGTTAAGTTCATTACACTCCACTCGATTTTTGTATTTACTTACCTGAACGACTTTAGTATCCACCACACGTGGTGTATAGTGACACTTTGAATAGTGGTCTCTGAATTCATCAAATTCAACGAACAATTGCTATATGATACGTAAAAATCTATTTAGTACATTACTCTTTGTCATGTAGAATGGTAACTAACCGAACAGCAAAatagttcttcatatttttgaTTCCAGCAACTGTTTTGGCTAATGGATTCATACTTGGCTAGCAATTTTTGAACGGCCGTCTCGATATCCTTCAACAAACGATGATAGCGCTGAGGAGGAACTCGCTGCTTGCCCACTATACTGTCATACTCCTCCAGAAAGTGTTCCAAATCGGTTGCAAATTTGGCAAGCTTTATGAAACGAGTCACGCGATTAGTATTATTATAGTTGCAATCTGctagttttgttttctttatttacGTTTTGATATTTCTCCAGTGACCGTTTTCGATAATCAATCTTAATTACGACTTTGGCTTTTTGTTTTAGAACCATTATTGTACGTTAGTGTCAAGTTTTAGATCCGATCTCAGAAAGGAAGTGTGCTGTACTGATCACAACGTGGTGGAAACAGCTAGCTATTATTTTAAATCCGATCGATGACGCCGCTGCTTTGTTCTGTACCATGGATAAAGCTAGATTTTGGCACGAGCTTAAACGTTAAGAGTGGTGCAGAACGAACGGTTCTGCATATGATTAAGGGTACATGTGTAGGTATGATTGTTTTTAAGTTCTTTAAAAATAGATCCTAAAGCTAGCCATGGCATGTTAGTATAATGACTATCCATTCATTAATCAATTTGTATTCGTCAAAAGTGGTATGCCCTAATTTAAAGAATTAATTCACTTACACCATGAGAACTATAAGTACCTAAAGGATAAAGTAACAGTAAATATGTGATAAAATGGTTACAACCTCCGTGACTAGGGATTAACACctgtttatgattttttttaaatttttcttacaGAAATAGATAATCGCTCAAGAATTATTGATCAAAGTTTTAAGTTAATCGGAGCAAAATTGACGAAGTTGTGCGTATTTGAGTTTCTGTTGCTCAATGACAGGTTTCTCTATTTGCTCgacttgaaatatttctatttaaggtttttattttattatgccATAACTGAAAATCCACTGGAGAAACCATCATCGTCTTGAAATCTATATAAATGCCCATAACtatattatttttcaaacaaacggTTCGTGGTTTTTCCAGAAATCTCGTTTATTCTGAGACATTTAAAATGATGTATTTGTATTGCAAGAAAAGCGTTTTTGAAAGGAAGTTATGGGCAAATTCCGAAACGTGGTCTAACCACGATTGCATTCCGATACATTTTTTTCCCCTGTGCGCACAGCATAGAACAATCCCAACTAATCAATACCAAAATTATATGAATCTATCAGGACTAAAGTTTTTAGAGCGTCTTAATGGAAAACGAAGATTGAATTTAAAGAGAACTTTTTTCACGCTCAAATATCGCTATTTTTATTCACTACAGCTATACGTGTTTCGCCTACgctttgcaggcttcatcagtgtctgttttcgtatCTGTCTGAATCTGTATCTgtcgtaaataaaaataatagtggaattcaatcgtgaaaaaagttgtctttaatttaaatttatcaGGAACCGGAACTGATTATAAACGCCCGAAGCTTGACTACTTGTTGTGACGATCCGATGCTACAAAAGTAAAGTAAttgttttgtataattttgtgtTTCTAATAGGTATGTGATTCGAAAtgcggaattttttttattaatatttgttATATTTAAACTTTAGTGTTAAGATAAAGTAGTTATAAATCGTTGAAATAATTTCCTATTGCTTTGGTCGATACTCTCGCCAGCCATAGATTAGATAATCAGGTTTTTCCGTCTTACTGTTTTTGGAAAGTTCATCAATATGCCAGGTAAGgtgtatattcttcaataatttCTTAATGTTAACCAGTAACACTGCAGAGTGTTCTGTGCCGTAATCGAGATACTCCTGCAAACGATTGCGGAAATGTTCCAGTTTACCATGACCAGATTccaactaaaaataaaaaatatttggtcGACATAAAATTTACAACTGCACGCCAAAAAGGTTCAACTACCTCCACAATATTTGGATGCACCAGACGCGGCGTGTAATGGTATCGAAAGTAGTGTTCTCTGAGCTCGTTGGTGTTTTCGAAAAGAGTCTGAAAAAATTACATAATTCTGTACCTACTTAAGGTGTGCTTTTTACTCAGTTCGATACCAACCCCGCAGCAGAATAATTCCTTGAACAATTGATTATGAGACTTTTCATGGTCTGTTTGATTGAACTTGGAGAGTAATAGCATCAAATTACTTTCGATTTCCCGCAGGTGACGTTGATAATTCCGTCGATACACGCCTCTGTGTTCGACCACCATATTGTACTGTTCCAGGAAATGTTCTACATCGGTTGTAAATTTTTCCAACTGTTGGATAATAATCACATTCATTTTGTAATAACAATGTTTTACTGTATTCAATATGGTTTATGTTACATTGCGATATTTATCGCTAAAGTCCAGAGTCCGTTTCCGAAAGTGTTCTTTGCTTTGTACCATCATGCTCACCAGCTGATTGTTATTCACCCGAAAGTATACAACGCAATAAGTTGACTAAAAGGAAAAGTAAGCTACTGACTTATTGTGGTGGGATGATTTCCTTCAGGACAAAGGAGTTATTTTTGCCATCGTTTAGCGAGCTATTTCCATTCTACTCGTGCATTGGCATGCAAGAGTACCAGTTTGGTGTGATCAAAAACCTCAGTCAGGATGATGGCTTAATTTATAATTAGACCTTGTTTATGTTTACAAACATTTACAAGAACGAAGCACTGATGATTAAAGGGCGAAtcgaaataaacaataaaatatgtGACTTAACTTCGTATGAACttcactgcaaaactgatgaGGACCGGGCACAATGCTTACGGATTTTTATACTTTGCGGAAATTTGACTGTATTTCCATGGATTTtttgtcaaatatccgcaacagCGGGACTAAGGCTACAATCTTATTGGCTCTTCTTAGACCACCCCTCCgtgtcgagattcgaacctacggaGACCGGCTTGTTATGCCACTGTCCTACCTCGAATTCAACTGGGAGGCTTTGCAAGTTAGCCTCTCAAGTTAGTTATTTACTTAACGAATAATATATATAACGAAATATAATGTAATGTAAGGTTACATTCGGTATTTAAATCATAAAAATAGGTTAAAAAAGTAGAtaaaacattttcgaattttgtttggctgaggtgttacagctaaaaaagcaaaataggtgcactgagtgcagaaCAGCCCTGCCTGTACTCATATCGGACAAATGTTCTTAACTGGTGgagaaccctgcgagggtggctgtgacgaaGTGCGCGTCATGGTGGAGGGCACTTCCcaatcagtacacgtctcgaAGGGGGCAAAGCcccgcgagggtggccgtgacggGGTGCACATTATAACGGTAGGCACTCCCAAATCGGTACACGTCTTGGTGAGTAGCAGCAGCGCTATTATTGGAGCAGTGCATAAGCATAGCCTCTCCCCGAAGTAGTCGCATTGACC harbors:
- the LOC128739745 gene encoding uncharacterized protein LOC128739745 codes for the protein MVQSKEHFRKRTLDFSDKYRNLEKFTTDVEHFLEQYNMVVEHRGVYRRNYQRHLREIESNLMLLLSKFNQTDHEKSHNQLFKELFCCGTLFENTNELREHYFRYHYTPRLVHPNIVELESGHGKLEHFRNRLQEYLDYGTEHSAVLLVNIKKLLKNIHLTWHIDELSKNSKTEKPDYLIYGWREYRPKQ
- the LOC128744305 gene encoding uncharacterized protein LOC128744305, with protein sequence MVRVTAYVHTPVYNYSHKYRNLDKISNDVKKFLEEYDQIILHKDIYRGVFHSYLRDIRAQIKQLLLKFDALPYDDERAKTDKELFCCGLQFHEASDLRMHYKAAHNGRFERYTNILELKAALGKLDHMRHRLKEYITFGQEYTLSLIINLKRVLKKISNSLKF